gaagtagaatttcagcacgttcacccgtctctatgttatgccccattgctatgagctgtgaaaataaagtgttaagggtgttgatgtggtctgtcaccatagttgactccatcatccgaatggtgtagagttttcttctcaagaaaattttgttatGTAGTGATTTGACCTCGTTCAATTTTATTAGAGTATCCCATATCTcttttgctgtctttttctCCGCCACACTTGACAATACTCCATTAGCTAGTGCTAGGTGTAGATTAGCAATAGCATTGTCATCCATCTCGTTCCACTTGCCTTCGTCAGTGATCTCATCGGGCCTATCTCCAATTGCCGTCAAGCAAttatctttcctcaaaattgcttttattctcattttccacaatGAGAAATTACTCCCATTGAACTTCTTTATTTCGTACTTCGTCGCCATTATTGAAGATGCCTCCTTTCCACTAACTGGATCTAACTGTAGCACGAAAATCGGCTATAAAcctgatgctctgataccactgttaggtgcttgtggtacggggcatacaattacaactgaagtagaaatgagaaagaataaaagaaataataaggaactccaattgtagaagaatttcacttataggaaaaggattacaagaatttctctcttgaataaagagaacacaattgacaataccctctcttataaaatgagaaaactcactctttattataaaaggaaagataatatataggagaaacctcactatttttctctctaaaactctctctttctctaaatttttcttttcaaaatgggataggtttttaaaagcaaaaacatgtatttataggagttaaaggaggtggaagatggcggaagcaaatgtgaacgcaagcttgatgtaggttgtcaactagccaccatttttgacccataaaggtggCTTTGGCgatggaagatggcggaagcaaatgtgaacgcaagctcaactagccaccattttttaccCATAAAAGTCCGTAAAAGTGGCTTTACTGCTATAGAAGAGATATCCGTACAACCCCATACCTTTTTCGGGGCACCCATTGTTGGCTTCCTTCGGCTGTGGAGACTTAAAAAGCTTTGATCCTTTGACGAGAGAGCCCCATACGATTCAATGAACATATATTTTGAGTGTGGGAAATAGAAAGACGAAACCACTCTTTGGTTACGAGGGAATGTTGCTGAATGGTGCCTATTGGCGTGCAAAGAGAGTCACGCCGCATGTTTTATACGTTTCTCCTGTTTTGTATGTTTCTCTTGTTTTTATTGTCGAGTAATTCTACGGATAATTATGAATTGTATacagtgatttaaaaaaaaaaaaagtaaatttattattaaaaaaaattaatatttttttatataaatattatattttattcatttttttcaaaacaattacgcaataatcttataattcatgattacaaatattttttatttttattttatgtgtgcgGTCAAATAAACAAGTGAAAATTGATCTACTTGTAAGTCGGATGTATACAAGATATTCGCGTAAATCTTAtcaataattttaactttttaatttcaatcttATGATTAAGACGAGAATTTTACAAAAGAATTTTAATACTCATAATCCCTACACACAATACAttacatttttatataaataattacatttttatataaataactaaataacatggtataatttaaatcttataagttcaatcacatcaatttgtTATATAAAAAAGACTTAAAAAAATGCAATGGACCTTGAAATTCATCAGGCTGTTGAAGTTacagacttgatccaccatcaTATGGTCGGATTTCGTTCATGAAACCATGAAAGGTCGGTAGAATgtgttttcaaaattcaaaacgaATTGTAACACcccccaaaaaataataatcgtCCATATTGAATTCATGAATTGATGGTCTCGACACTATTTATCATTGCTTTGCCTTCAAACGAATAGTGAACATTTCAGGTGATAATTGTCAGAAGTGTCGGTGTTTACCATTTCTCACCTCCTTGATAATCagctttagaaaaaaaaaaaaaaaaagataactgTGATCGTGATCGAGGATGTCCAAACAGAAAAATTGGGCTCGAATGGTCAGGACTCCGGTTTAAACCTTGGGTTGGGCCTTAGAGAAGACCTTTCCTTTATCCCCTAAATTAATAACAGTATAacacaaaatattaataattaatacgcAACGCTATCTTATTAAATGGAGTTTCTTCCATCTCATATAATAGCCTATACACGTAAAGTTCAGCTCAATTATCTACTAACATGGTAAATAGTCGAGAGACCTTGCAACACCAATACATGTATATAACTTTCTAGCCCTAAACTCCACAACTTCAACCAGCTTCAAGGTGGCACTCTCATATCGGTACATAGCATTACACATAACGCTTAGTGAGCTTCCAATGGCACTCCCACTTTCTCAATCACACTCTTGACGTACTCCTTTCTGGCCGGGTGATCTTCCTGTGGCCGATTATATGCAGTCCACACTGGCTCTCCAAGAAATAACCTCATCAACTGTCCAACCAACTCACACCAATTAGCCACCCAACCAGCAAAACCTTGTTAATGTTACAAGTCAATTTGACAACAATCAAAACCAACATATTTGGGTGCTGTAAAGTTATTTTGTTCATCGgtgaaatcctttttttttcctggaaGAAAACGAAAATCTAGAGAAGGTAATCCTCTATAGGAGCAGTTTCCCTTATATATACAGTGCTATAAATAGTTTGTTTCATTCTACAAGCTTGACCATAATTGAAGTAATACTCCTCCAGGGCTACTACCCAGACAATGGTaacaaataatcaagaatgTCATAGATGAAATCAAATCAAGATAATAACCAATCAAATTATAAGATATCAGGAGAAATGATTTTCAGAGAAGAGGAAAGTTTCCTTGGACAAAAACCAATAGAGTGCAGCAAATTCAGTAAAGTGACCAAAACACTAGCTTTCTATGGCCTCCATGTTAGGAGTAAAGTTATTTCAATTTGTAAACGTCGATGGAACCAAACTTGAAGACCCTCGTGAGGTGAAGTACAACATTgtgtatttctttaaaaatgttcTCACCTCTCGCACTATGAAAGCTGAGATAGTTTTAGACACCTCGCTAAAGGCTATACCGAGAAGATTAACCCCCCTCAATGTCGAGGATCTTGTGAAACATGTATCTGATGAGGAGATTGGAGATTTTTTTTACTCTAAAGGATGGTAAGGCCTCTGGACCACATGGTTTTAATGCCTTGTTCTTAAAAAAGGGTTGGGAAATTGTTGGGAATTCAGTAGTTTGGGTTGTTAAATCCCTTTCTTTTGGGATGACTTCTCAAGGAGGTAAAATCCATAATCAGTACTTTGGTTCCTAATGTCCCAAACCCCACTCAGGTTAAGGACAATAGGCTTGTTTCTTGTTGCAACGCTATctatgaagaaaaattctatgAATGTCTGAAAAAATTTATTACCAACGACTTGAAGGTAGTCCTCCATAGCATTGTTGGAAAGCAGCAAAATGACTAGAAAATCGTGATTTATCATAAAGTTGgagaaaatttatcaattacctTGGTATAGTTATTGGTGTCAAGAGTGAAGCGGTGGTAGATTCCGGCTGGCAAGATGATAAGATCACCAGCCTTGATCCAGATGCGAATCCAACGGTCATCTTTGTCTCGAACATCAAAGTACCCGCTTCCTTCCAAACAGTAGCGTATTTCTTCGTCAGCATGTATATGCTCCGTGTAGAAGTTCTTCAGCTTCTCTTCGTAGTTGACCACTTTCTCCGGGCATAAATCAAGCAAATCCTTCAATATATTGAATATAAACGATCGCGTCAGCCAAAACAAATATCTGCACTTGGTAGAAGAACCCACAAACCCATTACAAGCATTTGACAAACGGGCATGACTTTCTTCCATTACTCGTTCAATACAAGGATCCAATCCAATAAGGGATATAATATTTTCActcttacatatatattttatagcacTACAATGCGTGTCActcatattttcttcttccacaCTACAAAgcaaaatattgaattttcactGAGCCACTGAGGATACTGGaaggaaaaaatacaaaaccggttGTTTCTGTAGACAGccaagaaaaggaaagacattTCAACCCAAACTTGTattgattaataaattatatctaTTTTTGAAGTTGTAATTCCTCCGTATTAAGATATTGAGATAAACAGTTAGCGATAAGCAAAGAGTCGCCTCGAATCATTTAATActaggaagaagaaaaggagcAGAAAATAATAACTCGAGTGTACTACCATGTAATTGTACCCTCTTGCTTCCCTGATTCTCTGCAATTCCTCATCTTTCTCGTAGTCTTTTGGATTCAAGTGCCAATACAACACTCCCAAGTCTGCATAGTCACCCCTTCTCATCAGCAATAAGttcaaaacagaacaaaaaaaaacagagagcgAGAGCGAGAGTTCTGACCAGCCAAGTGGTCCAATGGAACAAACTCTTTAGGAATACGATGGTGCGGAAGCCTCGGATCTTCATCGCTCTCGTCCATGAACCAAGCCTGTTTTTCCGTTAATTATTaggtttatttattaaaaaaaaaaaaaaaaaaccatcaggACTACAACTACGAAATTTTTAATGATGATTATAGAGTAAACGTTAATGTTATACTCCGAAATAGATAGCGAGACTAGGAAGCGATACTAATCATCAAGCTGGGTAGAAGAAGGAACTCACCTCGATTGCCATGGCGTGACTCACCCTTGGACTCGGAGTGACTCAGCTACTTCTAAACGCACCTTTAGAAATGGCGGAAGACAGGAGCTGTAGGCGTGTCTTTCGGGTTTTTATACAAGAATTTATTCAGATTATTGGTTATCATTCTCGAACGTCCGGTTTAAGATTTTCTCGCCAGTGTGCGCCACGTGTACCGTTTAATTTTCTCTACTTTCGTTTGTGGTTTGTGGCTCTAGCTTGtattaaaaacaagaaaaacaaaaaaaaaatatcatcctACGATGCATCCTATACCATACGAGTCATtgttactgtttttaataaataacGTTGTTATAAGGTACGGTTAGAAGTTGGATTGAagtgaaattaattttatttagtctaattttaaattgaatttaattcttaaattaaactatttcaacttaaaattttattacatatgagacctataattttttttaattcaatatctTTTTACACGCAAgacccacaatatttttcaacttcctataaatatatctaaattcatcttaacatttaaatatatttaaattcatcttaaacatatcctacaaaactcaatttaccatctcaactcactactatttataaagaatttaattcatcttaactcaacatCAAAATGGGATCTAAAACTTCTACACTacccactatatatataatttgatttgaaatatacatattaaattttgattattataaataaaatcttacgttttataattaaaatacactaaaattcaaatgccataaaaaataatatcctctttatacaactatattttaaatatattacttttataaaaaaaaatactactaaTTTAAAATAGGATTGTGTAAATAATTGTGAAAATTATTATGTACATCATTTTTCATAATCTTACATTACTCAGTAGGCCTGTGTAGGAAACCGAGCGACCCGACCTGTCCGTGAACACCGACCCGATCCGATCTGAGAAGAGCGGTTTTGGCTAGTGGTCGGATTCGACCCGTACAACTGGCTCAACCCGTCTTcgtcttctttattttctttctagatCTCAAATTTTCAGGAAGGGGGGTGTTCGTGCCAACAGGTTCTCCCCAAGAGATCGTTTATGAGCTGGGGAAACTATGGGAGGGCGCTCATGGAGACTTTGTTGAGGTTGAGGAATCGGATCTTGACTCGATTCATGGACTCGACGGAAGGCTTGGAGCcagcatgagatgaagaagacGTTCACGTGGTGGGACGAGTTCTCCCCAAGAGATCGACGAGTTTCTCCCCAAGAGATGGTTTCAGAGCTGGGGAAAATATGGGAGGGCGCTCATGGAGACTCTGTTGAAGTTGAGGGATCGAATCTTGACTCGATTCATGGACTCGACGGAAAACGTGGTTGGTGGACTCGATTCATGGTTCCTCATCGGTGTGTCATTGGCGGCAGTGTCTTCGTTCTTACGAGGTACGAGGTCAAGGAAAACGTGAGTTGTCGTCATCTTATTGTTCGACCGGCGTCTCCACTATGTTGTATGTTTTCTGCTACACCAAGTTCGAGGAGGAGATATGGCAATCCTCATCAGTGTGTCATTGGCGGCAGTGTCTTCGTTCTTACGGGGTACGAGACCAAGGAAAACACGGGTTGTCGTCATCTTATTATTCGGCCGGCGTCTCCACTATGCTATATGTTTTCTGCTACACCAAGTTCGTGGTGGAGATCCTGCGAGTTCTGTGCCTATTTCAATATTCTGAGCGAAGTCGGGTTGATCCGACTTTAGTCGGATCGAGTTATGTTTTGTTCTTCTGAGAATCGGGTCGGGTCGGATCCAAACACAGCCTGGGTTGCAGGCCTATTACTcagtcactttaaaaaataaaaaattataatgggtAATTAAGATTATTGttttttaactcaaataataCTCAAAACCAAAATTAACATACTACGTATTTATTCGGAAAGGGAAGTTAAACAGGAGAGGAGAACACAAGCCTTTGCCATCAACAAATGATGATCTTAATTGTATTGCAATTGATTATCTCACTTTTCTAAAACAGTGAGGTGGAAGGCAGAGGCATTCCACTTCGAATCCAATTGCGATAAACAATCGATTTTTCTGTCACATTTCGCCTTGAGACATTTTAACTGCCACCGCCCAGAAAACCAGTTTTGGAATGCAATAATAGCCTTGCAAAGTGGCCGTGGGGACCCACAGCTAACAAAACGATAAGTAGTAGTTTGTGAAAATTTTGGAAACATGAGTAGAAAACGACAAGACGTCTGAGTCACCCCAAACACAAAAAAGGGTCAAACGCACCCAACTTCCAGCCCCATCCCCATTGCGAATGATGCCACCATATCACTACTACCAGCACCATCATTACCTCTTAGGATATCGCCCTTAACCGGGGGCACCACGGCCACTACTACCATCTGTTACCCTAACCAtctgaaatgaataaaaataaaataaaactacttCAAATTGTAGAATAAGCTATTGGCAATAGCATAGCAACATAAAGCATACATTTACATAATGAACGGAAAATGGCTGCTTCCGGCTCTAATCTCAACCAAGAAATCTTACCCTCGAGAAAGAGATTcctaaagaaggaaaaatgatTGTTGGCATTACAAAATTGATCAGGTTAGTTCGAACTGGCCCCCCCATTCAGAACAGAAAATTTTCCACAGCAGCTTCTCCAGAAATAGACATTACAAGACTTACTGTCCGTAGAGCCAGCACAAATCATGCAAAAGGCAGGCCATGGAGGGGGCTGTCACATTGGTTTCGTCTTCCCCGTTTATGTTTAGCCTAGTGATTATCTAAGTACGGCTCTCAATTTAACTCCAAACACCGTCTGACCTAAAGAGTGGTTCCAATTCAGCAGTCTTGGACATCTGCAATGCAGCCAACAAATAATCTATAAATGACCGATGACCAGTTCACGAGGAATTAGTTTTGTTTGATAACCATTTCTTGATGGCTACTAGTCATCAGTCAAGTCAAAATGGAGAACCTGTTGATCATCTGCTAAGATATTAATGCTCATATTGCAGCTATCTGTTTTGTgtcattattttttcatcaatacGTGTGACAAGTTGTGTAAACGAGTTATGCAGATTACAAGTAAAGAAAGATGCAGACAAATGACTATCAAGCTTACCTTTGTCGTTGAGATCAACAGCAAGACCAGCACTCTTTAGCTGATTGTCGACAGAACTAACGGTTTGTGGTAGTCCATGCTGTGGTGGAGAGCTCGTGCTACTCCGGCTTGATTTCCCATTTGGTACATGTGTCCTCACTTGATGGTTTAAGTACATCTCCAAACTAGAAGTTGTCGATCCCATAGTTTTCTTTATCTTTAACCTTCCCCTTCAAGGAACGTGAGCAGAAAACGATATGAGGTGAGATTGAAGACTTGAAAACAATCCCAGCACAAAATTTATCCAGATTAGGTACCTGTCTTTCCGCTTTTCCAGATATCTCTGCAATGAGACCTTTCTGTTCGCCTGACCCTCTACATCTTAAGAAAGACCACCAAAAGTTCAAAAGGAGATCATTTTCATATATTACATGGTAGGAAGCTCCTTTGACTAATTAATTCCCTAAAATGCTATCATCAGCCCCTCATAGCATGCACAGAGGTCTCATTAAGTTAAATGCAAATGTGCGGGTACATGGCCCCTCGGCACTTAACAAAAGCACCCCAagttttgttattcatttatttacttatttggATATACACCATCTAAGCATGCACATGCTTAGCATTTACCCATACAAGTATATCACTAAGCATGTCCTTGGCCACCATAATATTTATGTGATAAGAATTCcttcatgaatttcttcatgcAAAACTGTAAACATAGTTGAATCCGTCCACCCCCtcttacccccccccccccccccccccccccccccccccaaaaaaaaaa
This genomic interval from Carya illinoinensis cultivar Pawnee chromosome 2, C.illinoinensisPawnee_v1, whole genome shotgun sequence contains the following:
- the LOC122300767 gene encoding 1,2-dihydroxy-3-keto-5-methylthiopentene dioxygenase 1 codes for the protein MAIEAWFMDESDEDPRLPHHRIPKEFVPLDHLADLGVLYWHLNPKDYEKDEELQRIREARGYNYMDLLDLCPEKVVNYEEKLKNFYTEHIHADEEIRYCLEGSGYFDVRDKDDRWIRIWIKAGDLIILPAGIYHRFTLDTNNYTKLMRLFLGEPVWTAYNRPQEDHPARKEYVKSVIEKVGVPLEAH